A portion of the Streptomyces coeruleoprunus genome contains these proteins:
- a CDS encoding ABC transporter substrate-binding protein, which yields MFNRTSLQAAAALASISLLAGCSLFADDEAEAENKIVVGTMSSPTTLDPAASWDSSWELFRNVFQTLLSFPTGSTTPQPDAAECRFTDGASKVFQCDLRDGLQFSTGTKLDAAAVKHSIERIRTINAKGGPNGLLGSLDKIETSGDKTVVFRLKESDATFPFILATPAMSIVDPASYPADKLREDGKVVGSGPYVLDSYVERTEAQMTKNPTYKGFADRKNTAVTIRYFQESEAMVNALKKKEIDVTYRGLTAEEVVDLREKKPENEGLRLVETTGADIRYLVFNPADEAANKLAVRQAIAQVIDRDALVAKVYQGTAEPLYSMVPKGIAGHTTAFFDRYGDPDIEKAKKILSKKGIDGPVKLTLWFTTDRYGSATAAEFAEIKRQLDASGLFEITLKSKPWKEFQAGYQKGEYPVFGRGWSPDFPDPDNFIAPFIGKENALATPYEQAEITEQLLPESRRKSDRASVTQQFDRAQQILVEDVRLLPLWQGKLHVAASEEIGGGERALDPQTIMQMWELHRKTSW from the coding sequence GTGTTCAACCGGACCAGTCTGCAGGCAGCTGCAGCCCTTGCGTCCATATCCCTGCTGGCGGGATGCAGTCTCTTCGCGGACGATGAAGCCGAGGCGGAAAACAAGATCGTCGTGGGGACGATGTCCTCTCCGACCACGCTGGATCCCGCCGCTTCCTGGGACAGCTCCTGGGAGCTGTTCCGCAATGTCTTCCAGACTCTGCTGAGCTTCCCCACCGGGTCGACCACGCCCCAGCCAGACGCCGCCGAGTGCAGGTTCACCGACGGTGCGAGCAAGGTCTTCCAGTGCGACCTGCGCGACGGGCTGCAGTTCTCCACGGGCACCAAGCTCGACGCGGCCGCGGTGAAGCACTCCATCGAGCGGATCCGCACCATTAACGCGAAGGGTGGCCCGAACGGTCTGCTCGGCTCGCTCGACAAGATCGAGACCAGCGGTGACAAGACGGTCGTCTTCCGGCTGAAGGAATCGGACGCCACCTTCCCGTTCATCCTGGCCACGCCCGCGATGTCGATCGTCGACCCGGCCTCCTACCCGGCGGACAAGCTCCGCGAGGACGGCAAGGTCGTCGGGTCCGGCCCGTACGTACTCGACAGCTACGTCGAGCGGACCGAGGCACAGATGACCAAGAACCCCACCTACAAGGGGTTCGCCGACCGCAAGAACACCGCGGTCACCATCCGGTACTTCCAGGAGTCCGAGGCGATGGTGAACGCGCTGAAGAAGAAGGAGATCGACGTCACCTACCGCGGCCTCACCGCGGAGGAGGTCGTCGACCTGCGCGAGAAGAAGCCCGAGAACGAGGGCCTGCGGCTGGTCGAGACGACCGGCGCCGACATCCGCTACCTGGTCTTCAACCCCGCGGACGAGGCGGCGAACAAGCTCGCCGTCCGCCAGGCCATCGCCCAGGTCATCGACCGCGACGCCCTGGTCGCCAAGGTCTACCAGGGCACCGCCGAGCCGCTGTACTCGATGGTCCCGAAGGGCATCGCCGGCCACACGACCGCGTTCTTCGACCGCTACGGCGACCCGGACATCGAGAAGGCCAAGAAGATCCTCAGCAAGAAGGGGATCGACGGGCCGGTCAAGCTCACGCTGTGGTTCACCACCGACCGGTACGGCTCCGCGACGGCCGCCGAGTTCGCCGAGATCAAGCGGCAGCTCGACGCGTCCGGGCTGTTCGAGATCACGCTGAAGAGCAAGCCGTGGAAGGAGTTCCAGGCGGGCTACCAGAAGGGCGAGTACCCGGTCTTCGGCCGAGGCTGGTCGCCCGACTTCCCCGACCCGGACAACTTCATCGCGCCGTTCATCGGCAAGGAGAACGCGCTCGCGACGCCGTACGAGCAGGCGGAGATCACCGAGCAGCTGCTGCCGGAGTCCCGCCGCAAGAGCGACCGCGCCTCCGTCACCCAGCAGTTCGACCGCGCCCAGCAGATCCTCGTCGAGGACGTCCGGCTGCTGCCGCTGTGGCAGGGCAAGCTGCACGTCGCGGCCAGCGAGGAGATCGGCGGCGGCGAGCGTGCGCTCGACCCGCAGACGATCATGCAGATGTGGGAACTGCACCGGAAGACCAGCTGGTAA
- the ung gene encoding uracil-DNA glycosylase, which produces MTDTAMLPESWRGVLGDELQKPYFKLLTEFVEEERAKGPVYPPQDQVFAALEATPYDKVKVLVLGQDPYHGAGQGHGLCFSVRPGVKTPPSLRNIYKEMQEELGHPVPDNGYLMPWAEQGVLLLNAVLTVREAEPNSHKGKGWEKFTDAVISAVVSRPDPAVFVLWGAYAQKKLPLIDETRHVVVKGAHPSPLSAKKFFGSRPFTQIDKALADQGHAAIDWRIPNLG; this is translated from the coding sequence GTGACCGACACCGCCATGCTGCCCGAGTCCTGGCGCGGCGTCCTCGGCGACGAGCTGCAGAAGCCGTACTTCAAGCTGCTCACCGAGTTCGTCGAGGAGGAGCGGGCCAAGGGGCCGGTGTACCCGCCGCAGGACCAGGTGTTCGCCGCACTGGAAGCCACGCCGTACGACAAGGTCAAGGTCCTGGTCCTGGGCCAGGACCCGTACCACGGCGCGGGCCAGGGGCACGGCCTGTGCTTCTCGGTGCGGCCGGGCGTCAAGACCCCGCCGTCCCTGCGGAACATCTACAAGGAGATGCAGGAGGAGCTCGGGCACCCCGTCCCGGACAACGGCTACCTGATGCCGTGGGCCGAGCAGGGTGTCCTGCTGCTCAACGCGGTGCTGACCGTCCGCGAGGCCGAGCCGAACTCGCACAAGGGCAAGGGCTGGGAGAAGTTCACCGACGCGGTGATCAGCGCGGTGGTCTCCCGGCCGGACCCGGCGGTCTTCGTGCTGTGGGGCGCCTACGCGCAGAAGAAGCTGCCGCTGATCGACGAGACGCGGCACGTGGTGGTGAAGGGGGCGCACCCGTCGCCGCTGTCGGCGAAGAAGTTCTTCGGGTCGCGACCGTTCACCCAGATCGACAAGGCCCTCGCGGACCAGGGCCACGCCGCGATCGACTGGCGCATCCCGAACCTCGGCTGA
- a CDS encoding Gfo/Idh/MocA family oxidoreductase, with protein MKVGCIGLGDIAQKAYLPVLTAQPGVDLHLQTRTPATLARVADTHHIPAHRCHTDLDGLLAAGLDAAFVHAPTEVHPEIVARLLEARVPTYVDKPLAYEIDTSRRLVELAERRGVSLAVGFNRRFAPAYAQCQDHPRDLILMEKNRVGLPEDPRTLVLDDFIHVVDTLRFLLPGPVEHTDVRARIRDGLMHHVVLQLSGDGFTALGIMNRMNGSTEEILEVSGQDTKRQVLNLAEVVDHKGQPTVRRRGDWVPVARQRGIEQTVLAFLDAVRAGKVLSARDALRTHELCERVVVESLEQSAAS; from the coding sequence GTGAAGGTGGGCTGCATCGGACTCGGCGACATCGCCCAGAAGGCGTACCTCCCGGTCCTGACCGCGCAGCCGGGTGTCGACCTGCATCTGCAGACCCGCACCCCGGCCACACTCGCCCGCGTCGCGGACACGCACCACATCCCGGCCCACCGGTGCCACACGGACCTGGACGGGCTGCTCGCGGCCGGCCTGGACGCGGCGTTCGTGCACGCCCCGACCGAGGTGCACCCGGAGATCGTCGCGCGGCTGCTGGAGGCCAGGGTCCCCACGTACGTCGACAAGCCCCTCGCGTACGAGATCGACACGTCGCGGCGCCTGGTCGAGCTGGCCGAGCGGCGCGGCGTGTCCCTCGCCGTCGGCTTCAACCGCCGCTTCGCGCCCGCCTACGCGCAGTGCCAGGACCACCCGCGCGACCTGATCCTCATGGAGAAGAACCGCGTCGGGCTCCCCGAGGACCCCCGCACCCTCGTCCTCGACGACTTCATCCACGTCGTCGACACCCTGCGCTTCCTGCTCCCCGGACCGGTCGAGCACACCGACGTCCGCGCCCGGATCCGCGACGGGCTCATGCACCACGTCGTGCTCCAGCTCTCCGGCGACGGCTTCACCGCCCTCGGCATTATGAACCGGATGAACGGCTCCACGGAGGAGATCCTGGAGGTCTCCGGCCAGGACACCAAGCGGCAGGTGCTCAACCTCGCCGAGGTCGTCGACCACAAGGGCCAGCCCACCGTGCGCCGCCGCGGCGACTGGGTGCCCGTGGCCCGGCAGCGGGGCATCGAGCAGACCGTCCTGGCGTTCCTGGACGCCGTCCGGGCCGGCAAGGTGCTCAGCGCCCGGGACGCCCTGCGCACGCACGAGCTGTGCGAACGGGTCGTCGTGGAGTCTCTGGAGCAGTCCGCCGCCTCCTGA
- the lnt gene encoding apolipoprotein N-acyltransferase, with translation MRRSGPLSSTRWGRGVAAVGAGALPALALPAPSLWWLAYGALVPWLLLLRTAPTGRRAALEGWLGGAGFMLAVHHWLMPSLHVFILVLAALLGLLWAPWGWLVRRVLGGEPSPLRAAAALVLVPSGWLMVELVRSWEGLGGPWGLLGASQWQVAPALRVASVGGVWLLSLLVVAVNTALVLVAAVEHRRTAAVGAASLALATGSVGAAWAWVTPPEAVGRARIAVVQPGVIDGSGSVEARFARGEELTRPLAGRGVDLVVWGESSVGADLTARPDLARRLAALSREVGAQILVNVDARRSDMPGIYKSSVLVGPDGPTGDRYDKMRLVPFGEYVPARSVLGWATSVGRAADEDRRRGTEPVVMTVGGGRGAGTGLRLGPLVCFESAFPDMSRQLVRDGAGLLVAQSATSTFQESWAPAQHASLAALRAAESGRPMVHATLTGVSVAYGADGTRIGAPLGTDRSATAVYDVPLTAATTSYVRFGDWAVYAALAALGVAGAAAGGTGAVRAVRRRRTAPETPRRPVRTARACAGRPGR, from the coding sequence ATGCGGCGGAGCGGGCCACTGTCGTCGACGCGGTGGGGCCGCGGGGTGGCCGCCGTCGGGGCCGGTGCGCTGCCCGCCCTGGCGTTGCCCGCGCCGTCGCTGTGGTGGCTCGCCTACGGGGCGCTCGTGCCGTGGCTGCTGCTGCTCCGAACGGCGCCCACCGGTCGGCGGGCGGCCCTGGAGGGCTGGCTCGGCGGTGCGGGGTTCATGCTGGCGGTGCACCACTGGCTGATGCCGAGCCTCCACGTGTTCATCCTGGTGCTGGCGGCGCTGCTGGGGCTGCTGTGGGCCCCGTGGGGGTGGCTGGTGCGGCGGGTGCTCGGGGGCGAGCCTTCCCCACTGCGGGCGGCGGCCGCGCTCGTCCTGGTGCCGTCGGGCTGGCTGATGGTCGAACTGGTCCGGTCCTGGGAGGGGTTGGGGGGACCGTGGGGCCTGCTGGGGGCCAGCCAGTGGCAGGTCGCGCCGGCGCTGCGGGTGGCGTCGGTCGGCGGGGTGTGGCTGCTGAGCCTCCTGGTGGTCGCCGTGAACACCGCGCTCGTACTCGTGGCCGCCGTGGAGCACCGCCGTACGGCGGCGGTGGGGGCGGCCTCGCTGGCGCTGGCGACCGGGTCCGTCGGGGCGGCGTGGGCGTGGGTGACGCCTCCGGAGGCGGTGGGGCGGGCGCGCATCGCGGTGGTCCAGCCGGGCGTGATCGACGGCTCGGGATCGGTCGAGGCCCGGTTCGCCCGCGGCGAGGAGCTGACCCGCCCGCTGGCCGGGCGGGGCGTGGACCTGGTGGTGTGGGGCGAGAGCAGCGTGGGTGCCGATCTGACGGCGCGCCCCGACCTGGCACGGCGGCTGGCCGCGCTGTCGCGGGAGGTGGGCGCTCAGATCCTGGTGAACGTGGACGCGCGGCGGTCGGACATGCCGGGCATCTACAAGAGCAGCGTCCTGGTCGGCCCCGACGGCCCGACCGGGGACCGCTACGACAAGATGCGGCTGGTCCCGTTCGGCGAGTACGTGCCGGCGCGGTCGGTGCTGGGCTGGGCGACGTCGGTGGGGCGAGCGGCGGACGAGGACCGCAGGCGCGGTACGGAGCCGGTGGTCATGACGGTGGGCGGTGGTCGCGGGGCCGGTACGGGGCTGCGGCTCGGACCGCTGGTGTGCTTCGAGTCGGCGTTCCCCGACATGAGCCGGCAGTTGGTGCGCGACGGCGCCGGGCTGCTGGTCGCCCAGTCGGCGACGTCGACGTTCCAGGAGAGCTGGGCGCCCGCGCAGCACGCCTCGCTGGCCGCGCTGAGGGCGGCGGAGTCGGGACGGCCGATGGTGCACGCCACGCTCACCGGGGTGAGCGTGGCGTACGGGGCGGACGGTACGCGCATCGGCGCGCCGCTCGGCACGGACCGCAGCGCGACCGCCGTGTACGACGTTCCGCTGACGGCGGCGACCACCTCGTACGTCCGCTTCGGGGACTGGGCGGTGTACGCGGCGCTCGCCGCGCTGGGCGTCGCCGGGGCCGCGGCGGGCGGCACCGGAGCCGTACGGGCCGTCAGGAGGCGGCGGACTGCTCCAGAGACTCCACGACGACCCGTTCGCACAGCTCGTGCGTGCGCAGGGCGTCCCGGGCGCTGA
- a CDS encoding nuclear transport factor 2 family protein, with amino-acid sequence MTQRVDLATVMDRLAIDELITGYAVAVDDADWGAYRRLFTRDGRADYRDAGGIAGPAGEVADWLAETMRLFPVRQHLIVNRRVRLEDLGGYPGDTAQALADYVNPMRRDAGDGHRDDFVSGGRYRFTAHRTEDGWRLRSVIVQEKWRRRGGELG; translated from the coding sequence ATGACGCAGCGTGTGGACCTCGCCACCGTGATGGACCGGCTGGCCATCGACGAGTTGATCACCGGGTACGCCGTGGCCGTCGACGACGCGGACTGGGGCGCGTACCGGCGGCTGTTCACCCGGGACGGCCGGGCCGACTACCGGGACGCCGGCGGGATCGCGGGCCCGGCCGGGGAGGTGGCCGACTGGCTGGCGGAGACGATGAGGCTCTTCCCGGTCCGCCAGCATCTGATCGTGAACCGCCGGGTCAGGCTGGAGGACCTGGGCGGGTACCCCGGCGACACTGCCCAGGCGCTGGCCGACTACGTGAACCCGATGCGCCGCGACGCGGGCGACGGGCACAGGGACGACTTCGTGTCGGGCGGCCGCTACCGCTTCACCGCCCACCGCACGGAGGACGGCTGGCGGCTGCGCTCGGTGATCGTCCAGGAGAAGTGGCGCCGTCGTGGGGGCGAGCTGGGCTAG
- a CDS encoding undecaprenyl-diphosphate phosphatase, whose amino-acid sequence MNWFESLILGLVQGLTEFLPISSSAHLRLTAAFAGWHDPGAAFTAITQIGTETAVLIYFRKDIGRILSAWFRSLTDKAMRADHDARMGWLVIVGSIPIGVLGVTLKEHIEGPFRDLRLIATTLIVLGIVLGVADRMADRVQAGGGRHRAGQDRKTLKDLGVRDGLIFGMCQAMALIPGVSRSGATISGGLLMNYTREAAARYSFLLAIPAVLASGLFELKDASEGGHVSWGPTIFATVIAFGVGYAVIAWFMKFITTKSFMPFVIYRILLGLVLLALVYLGVLSPDAGQSAH is encoded by the coding sequence ATGAATTGGTTCGAATCGCTCATCCTCGGACTCGTCCAGGGGCTGACGGAGTTCCTTCCCATCTCCTCCAGCGCCCATCTGCGTCTCACCGCCGCCTTCGCGGGCTGGCACGACCCGGGCGCCGCCTTCACGGCGATCACGCAGATCGGCACGGAGACCGCGGTCCTCATCTACTTCCGCAAGGACATCGGACGGATCCTTTCCGCGTGGTTCCGGTCCCTGACCGACAAGGCGATGCGCGCCGACCACGATGCCCGGATGGGCTGGCTGGTGATCGTCGGCTCGATCCCCATCGGGGTCCTGGGCGTGACACTGAAGGAGCACATCGAGGGCCCGTTCCGCGACCTGCGGCTGATCGCGACGACGCTCATCGTGCTGGGCATCGTGCTCGGCGTCGCCGACCGGATGGCCGACCGCGTCCAGGCGGGCGGCGGCCGGCACCGGGCCGGGCAGGACCGCAAGACCCTGAAGGACCTGGGCGTCAGGGACGGCCTCATCTTCGGCATGTGCCAGGCGATGGCGCTGATCCCGGGCGTCTCCCGGTCGGGCGCGACCATCAGCGGCGGTCTGCTGATGAACTACACGCGTGAGGCCGCCGCCCGCTACTCGTTCCTGCTCGCCATCCCCGCCGTGCTGGCGTCCGGCCTCTTCGAGCTGAAGGACGCCTCCGAGGGCGGTCATGTGTCGTGGGGGCCGACGATCTTCGCGACCGTCATCGCCTTCGGCGTGGGGTACGCGGTGATCGCCTGGTTCATGAAGTTCATCACGACCAAGAGCTTCATGCCGTTCGTGATCTACCGGATACTGCTCGGCCTCGTCCTGCTGGCCCTCGTCTACCTGGGCGTCCTGAGCCCGGACGCGGGACAGTCGGCGCACTGA
- a CDS encoding TVP38/TMEM64 family protein produces the protein MLQPAPRPPAGPAPRCSRALLSARSRLALLVLVLAAAAAAVVAYEPQRLLADGWPPHLSGAWAVALFAVAYGLCTAAFVPRPVLNLAAGALFGSQAGLAGAVAGTVLGAGISFTLGRVLGQDALRPLLRGRWLEAADGQLSRHGFRSMLAIRLFPGVPFAAANYCAAISRMGYTPFLLATGLGCIPNTAAYVIAGSEATSPTSPAFLIAAGFIVVSGVAGAAVAWRKRHRLRGTAPTASADARAAGADGRLPVDTAA, from the coding sequence ATGCTCCAGCCCGCCCCCCGGCCCCCGGCCGGTCCCGCCCCGCGCTGTTCGCGGGCGCTCCTGTCGGCCCGCTCGCGGCTGGCGCTGCTCGTGCTGGTCCTGGCGGCGGCGGCCGCCGCGGTCGTGGCGTACGAGCCGCAGCGGCTCCTGGCGGACGGCTGGCCGCCGCACCTGAGCGGCGCGTGGGCCGTGGCGCTGTTCGCGGTGGCGTACGGGCTGTGCACCGCCGCTTTCGTGCCGCGGCCGGTGCTCAACCTGGCGGCGGGTGCGCTGTTCGGTTCCCAGGCCGGGCTCGCGGGCGCGGTCGCCGGGACGGTGCTGGGTGCGGGCATCTCGTTCACGCTCGGCCGGGTGCTGGGCCAGGACGCGTTGCGGCCGCTGCTGCGGGGCCGCTGGCTGGAGGCGGCGGACGGGCAGCTGAGCCGGCACGGGTTCCGTTCCATGCTGGCGATCCGGCTGTTCCCGGGGGTGCCGTTCGCGGCGGCCAACTACTGCGCGGCGATCTCCCGCATGGGTTACACGCCGTTTCTGCTGGCCACGGGGCTGGGCTGCATCCCGAACACGGCGGCGTACGTCATCGCGGGCAGCGAGGCCACGTCGCCGACGTCGCCCGCCTTTCTGATCGCGGCGGGCTTCATCGTCGTGTCGGGCGTCGCCGGGGCGGCGGTCGCCTGGCGCAAACGCCACCGGCTGCGCGGCACGGCGCCCACGGCGTCCGCCGATGCGAGGGCCGCCGGGGCGGACGGCCGGCTTCCGGTCGACACGGCGGCCTGA
- a CDS encoding DNA alkylation repair protein, whose amino-acid sequence MTPAPPARAHTPAAPVPSAPPSALADLVLPRLTALYGAAADPARAVQAAAYMKGVAPFLGIPTPERRTLSRAVLEGLPRPDEADCTAIALRCWRLPEREYQYFAVDYLRRHVRRCTSAFLPVTRHLVTTVPWWDTVDLLAAHVVGGLVAADPALRTEMDAWAASDDIWLVRAALLHQLGHKDATDTARLFRYCLNRADDADFFVRKAIGWSLRAYARTDPDAVRGFVDAHRDRLSPLSVREALKHL is encoded by the coding sequence ATGACGCCCGCCCCGCCCGCGCGTGCGCACACCCCGGCCGCGCCTGTGCCCTCCGCACCGCCGAGCGCGCTCGCGGACCTCGTCCTCCCGCGCCTCACCGCCCTTTACGGCGCCGCCGCCGATCCCGCCCGGGCGGTCCAGGCGGCCGCGTACATGAAGGGCGTCGCCCCCTTCCTCGGCATCCCCACCCCCGAGCGGCGCACCCTGTCACGCGCCGTCCTCGAAGGCCTGCCGCGCCCGGACGAGGCCGACTGCACGGCGATCGCCCTGCGCTGCTGGCGCCTGCCGGAACGCGAGTACCAGTACTTCGCCGTCGACTACCTGCGCCGCCATGTGCGCCGCTGTACCTCCGCCTTCCTGCCCGTCACCCGCCACCTCGTCACCACCGTCCCGTGGTGGGACACCGTCGACCTGCTCGCCGCCCACGTCGTCGGCGGGCTCGTCGCCGCCGATCCCGCGCTGCGGACCGAGATGGACGCCTGGGCCGCGTCCGACGACATCTGGCTGGTCCGCGCGGCGCTCCTGCACCAGCTGGGCCACAAGGACGCCACGGACACCGCCCGCCTCTTCCGCTACTGCCTGAACCGGGCCGACGATGCCGACTTCTTCGTCCGCAAGGCGATCGGCTGGAGCCTGCGCGCGTACGCGAGGACCGATCCCGACGCCGTGCGCGGCTTCGTCGACGCCCACCGCGACCGGCTGTCCCCGCTGTCCGTGCGCGAGGCCCTCAAGCACCTCTGA